In a genomic window of Sediminispirochaeta bajacaliforniensis DSM 16054:
- a CDS encoding ABC transporter permease has translation MNRFVAFFTSKFRSIAGEIDNVSGLLLALCALILFFSLRSDHFLSEKTLVTIANQIPVQMVLAVGMTYVLIIAGIDLSIGSVLALCSTVLSLLLIRFHMPLPVALLFTTLAGILSGFINGLLSAWLSIPSFIVTLGMMEIARGLAYILSDSRTIYIGTGIACFTASLWGGISVAFLIAIAISVVGQLLLKYTVLGTYLSGIGTKASDMPLPDALIRKIKIFVFSIMGMLVALASMLHTAKLEAADPNAGSGLELQVIASVVIGGTSLLGGKGSVVNSMFGVLIMAVLQTGLAQLGVDDPLKQLITGLLIIIALLLDRYREQQ, from the coding sequence ATGAATAGGTTTGTTGCATTTTTTACATCCAAATTCCGAAGTATCGCCGGTGAAATTGATAATGTGAGCGGCCTTTTGTTGGCTCTTTGTGCCCTCATTTTGTTTTTTTCCCTGCGTAGCGACCATTTCCTTTCCGAAAAAACTTTGGTCACAATTGCCAATCAAATTCCCGTGCAAATGGTACTTGCGGTAGGTATGACCTATGTACTTATCATCGCCGGGATAGATCTTTCTATCGGATCGGTTTTGGCCCTGTGCAGCACAGTACTCAGTCTCTTACTCATACGGTTTCATATGCCGCTGCCGGTTGCACTCCTTTTTACAACTTTGGCGGGCATCCTTTCCGGTTTTATCAACGGTCTGCTTTCTGCTTGGCTCTCGATACCAAGCTTTATCGTTACTCTTGGTATGATGGAAATTGCCCGGGGCCTTGCCTATATCCTTTCGGATTCACGTACGATCTATATCGGAACCGGGATAGCCTGTTTTACGGCTTCTCTCTGGGGTGGTATCTCCGTAGCTTTTCTTATTGCCATCGCCATATCGGTAGTCGGCCAACTCCTTCTAAAATATACCGTCTTGGGGACCTATCTATCGGGAATAGGAACAAAGGCTTCGGATATGCCTTTGCCCGATGCCTTGATTCGCAAAATAAAGATATTTGTTTTTTCGATAATGGGAATGCTTGTTGCGCTTGCCTCGATGCTCCATACGGCGAAACTTGAAGCAGCCGATCCCAATGCCGGTTCAGGGCTGGAACTCCAAGTCATCGCTTCGGTGGTGATCGGCGGTACAAGTCTTTTAGGTGGCAAAGGCTCGGTGGTCAATTCGATGTTCGGTGTTCTTATCATGGCAGTTTTGCAGACCGGTCTTGCACAGCTAGGGGTTGATGATCCCCTTAAGCAGCTGATAACCGGTCTGCTCATCATCATTGCGCTGCTCTTGGATCGATACAGGGAACAGCAGTGA
- a CDS encoding ADP-ribosylglycohydrolase family protein, translating into MIDKAAGCLIGSAIGDAMGMPASFMSPDTIRHVYGRIDDFLTPASQQIAHGGLHQAEVTDDTEESLIISEVLCEAKGFDEALFIHKMKQWAIEKKMLESTVIGPSTRKFLETIIAGGDYQKAAEGGDTNGGAMRVAPVGIFFHGRPQACLKAAIASALPSHGSKPAVAATAAVALAVALATEGGYTPQQIIESAAGAAEEGEAAGHDIPAPSVSVRIRLAKRIVEENTHRPLSDVAYLLYQHIGAGMKSYESIPLSLGVFYAAQGGFRDGLITVINIGDDADTNGAITGALCGAFSGLSAIPDGWQERIGRENGIDFRSLAERLLEK; encoded by the coding sequence ATGATCGATAAAGCCGCCGGGTGCCTCATCGGCTCAGCCATAGGAGATGCCATGGGCATGCCTGCCTCTTTCATGTCCCCGGATACGATACGACATGTCTATGGCCGGATTGACGATTTTCTCACTCCCGCAAGCCAGCAGATCGCCCATGGCGGGCTTCATCAGGCCGAGGTGACCGACGACACCGAAGAGAGCCTCATCATCTCCGAGGTACTTTGCGAGGCAAAGGGTTTCGACGAGGCACTTTTCATACATAAAATGAAACAGTGGGCAATAGAGAAAAAGATGCTCGAAAGCACGGTTATCGGCCCCAGTACAAGAAAATTTCTCGAGACGATCATAGCCGGAGGCGATTATCAAAAGGCGGCGGAGGGGGGGGACACCAACGGCGGGGCCATGCGCGTCGCTCCTGTCGGCATATTTTTTCACGGTAGACCCCAAGCGTGCCTTAAAGCCGCCATCGCTTCCGCCCTGCCCTCCCACGGAAGCAAGCCTGCGGTTGCCGCAACGGCAGCCGTTGCCCTTGCCGTTGCCCTTGCCACAGAAGGGGGCTATACGCCACAGCAGATTATTGAGTCGGCTGCCGGAGCCGCGGAAGAGGGAGAGGCTGCCGGACATGACATCCCGGCTCCTTCGGTAAGCGTCAGAATCAGGTTGGCAAAACGAATCGTGGAAGAAAACACGCATCGTCCACTTTCCGATGTTGCCTATCTTCTCTACCAGCATATAGGTGCGGGCATGAAAAGCTACGAGTCGATTCCTCTTTCCCTCGGCGTCTTTTATGCCGCACAGGGAGGCTTTCGCGACGGCCTGATTACCGTCATTAATATCGGTGATGATGCCGACACCAATGGGGCCATAACAGGCGCACTGTGCGGGGCCTTCTCAGGTCTATCTGCCATTCCCGATGGCTGGCAGGAAAGAATCGGCAGAGAAAATGGCATAGACTTCAGGTCTCTGGCCGAACGGCTTTTGGAAAAGTGA
- a CDS encoding carbohydrate kinase family protein, with product MTKQDEKPIIVMGGLIRDIYLEVRHYPERGTDTLIKSAQTIPGGCALNAAVTLKNLGLNPYIVSLIGDGIEDQLLINYIRQKGLPEACILRQEGAANGFSINIIDDEGERTFLTRKGSESVFRPMMISDRLRGETSFLYLTGYYLQEPEYREPILNALKRLKDGGTRILFDPGALVENIGKEVLTEILKLAFCITPNEGELKRLGTCIGVDNGIVSHLLDVGVELVIRKEGMRGVTAYTGNETLHVWPYAGKRIDTTGAGDAFASGLLYGFSVGAPLKRSLQIANGCGSLATRIWGPHGNFSLDDVELIVTNGKELRV from the coding sequence ATGACGAAACAAGATGAAAAACCGATCATTGTCATGGGCGGCTTGATACGAGACATCTACCTAGAAGTGCGCCACTATCCGGAACGCGGAACAGATACCTTAATCAAGAGTGCCCAAACCATTCCCGGGGGATGTGCACTCAATGCCGCGGTGACCCTGAAAAATCTCGGCCTCAATCCCTACATCGTTTCCCTGATCGGAGACGGCATTGAAGATCAGCTTCTCATCAACTATATCAGGCAGAAAGGATTACCCGAAGCCTGTATCCTTCGACAAGAAGGTGCGGCAAACGGATTCTCCATAAATATCATTGATGACGAGGGCGAACGTACTTTTCTTACCCGAAAGGGTTCGGAATCGGTGTTCAGGCCTATGATGATTTCCGATCGGCTCAGGGGAGAGACATCCTTTCTCTACCTTACCGGCTATTACCTTCAGGAGCCGGAATATCGAGAGCCCATCCTCAACGCCCTGAAACGGTTGAAGGACGGCGGCACCCGCATCCTCTTCGACCCCGGGGCCCTTGTGGAAAACATTGGGAAAGAGGTGCTTACGGAAATCCTAAAACTCGCTTTTTGTATTACGCCTAACGAAGGAGAATTGAAGCGTCTGGGAACGTGTATAGGCGTCGATAACGGAATTGTCTCCCATCTCCTTGATGTGGGAGTGGAGCTTGTCATACGAAAAGAGGGGATGAGAGGTGTAACAGCCTACACCGGAAATGAAACGTTGCATGTATGGCCTTATGCCGGTAAACGTATCGACACCACTGGGGCGGGAGACGCCTTTGCATCGGGACTGCTTTACGGATTTTCGGTAGGCGCCCCGCTGAAGCGCTCTCTGCAGATCGCCAACGGCTGTGGTTCCCTTGCCACCAGGATATGGGGCCCACACGGGAATTTCTCTCTTGATGATGTCGAATTGATAGTAACAAACGGAAAGGAGTTGAGAGTATGA
- a CDS encoding ABC transporter ATP-binding protein: MAYLEVRELSKIYDRTTVLDNIGFDIEEGSFLSLLGPSGCGKTTTLRLIAGFEKPEGGSIRLNGTIINGIPTFKRNIGMVFQSYALFPHMSVEQNVSYGLEQRNHNHREIKKKVAEALEMVRLTGYEKRKPKQLSGGQQQRVALARALVIRPSLLLLDESLSALDKKLRVEMQVELRQIQKEVGITTIFVTHDQEEALTLSDYIAVMEKGKIVQLDTPDTVYEHPKNSFVADFLGQANFFSGVVKCEGNNGYRLMMDEMQYLPFRCDEFLEDGTHCTVSVRPEKITISDREEHQAIRGKIEFITYAGNLSIFRIRALGQEIKVQQQNISAGQRKFVAGDSIFLSWEPESTLILEREKE; this comes from the coding sequence ATGGCATATTTGGAAGTGCGAGAGCTGAGTAAGATCTACGACAGAACGACCGTGCTGGATAACATTGGTTTTGATATCGAGGAAGGATCCTTTCTATCCCTATTGGGCCCATCCGGCTGCGGAAAAACAACAACCCTGAGGTTGATAGCGGGGTTCGAAAAGCCGGAGGGAGGCAGCATCCGTTTAAATGGCACTATCATAAATGGAATCCCCACCTTTAAGCGTAATATCGGCATGGTTTTCCAAAGCTACGCCCTGTTTCCCCATATGAGCGTGGAACAAAACGTCTCTTATGGTCTGGAACAGAGGAACCACAATCATAGAGAGATAAAAAAGAAGGTTGCAGAAGCCCTGGAAATGGTTCGGTTGACCGGATATGAGAAACGGAAGCCGAAACAGCTTTCGGGCGGTCAGCAGCAACGGGTTGCCCTTGCCAGGGCACTGGTGATCAGGCCGAGCCTGCTCCTTCTCGACGAAAGCCTTTCGGCTCTCGATAAAAAACTACGGGTCGAAATGCAGGTTGAACTTCGTCAAATCCAGAAAGAGGTTGGAATCACGACTATCTTTGTGACCCACGACCAGGAAGAGGCTTTAACCTTGTCCGATTATATTGCCGTTATGGAAAAGGGAAAGATTGTCCAGCTTGATACACCGGATACTGTGTATGAACATCCCAAAAACAGCTTCGTCGCAGATTTCCTCGGCCAGGCAAACTTTTTTTCAGGGGTCGTAAAGTGCGAAGGAAATAATGGATATCGGCTCATGATGGACGAAATGCAATATCTACCTTTCCGTTGCGATGAATTTCTGGAAGACGGCACACACTGCACGGTATCGGTGCGCCCTGAAAAGATCACGATCTCGGATAGGGAAGAGCATCAGGCAATCAGAGGGAAGATTGAATTCATTACGTATGCCGGAAATCTCTCGATTTTTAGGATCAGGGCCCTTGGGCAGGAGATCAAGGTACAGCAGCAGAACATCTCTGCAGGACAGCGAAAATTCGTTGCCGGGGACTCGATCTTTCTCTCATGGGAACCGGAAAGCACCTTGATCTTAGAAAGGGAAAAGGAATAG
- a CDS encoding ABC transporter permease — protein MAKKLFGWIYTGLLLLFLYTPIVVLMVMSFNTSQYNALPIEFSLKWYKALAGNEKIVQATINSLWIGAVTAVLSVILATSLALGTNLAGRKTRTAMQSLVMLPLTMPWLIMGLSLLLLLRSLGLDRNFVLLLIGHLIISLPYSALVIIARVRDMGKETQEASSSLGASDWTTFYRVTLPMMLPAMLSGGFLSFMISFDNFVISYFLIPTGTTTLPMEIYSSIKFGFTPEMNAVATIILLASLSLIAVTAAVMRSSIRALFKSDKGDA, from the coding sequence ATGGCTAAGAAACTGTTCGGATGGATATACACAGGCCTGCTCCTACTCTTTCTTTACACGCCGATCGTCGTCCTCATGGTGATGTCTTTCAATACGTCACAATACAACGCCCTTCCCATAGAGTTTTCCCTCAAATGGTACAAGGCCCTGGCAGGGAATGAGAAAATTGTTCAGGCAACCATCAATAGTCTTTGGATCGGAGCCGTTACGGCCGTACTGTCGGTAATTCTTGCCACATCCCTGGCCCTTGGAACGAACCTTGCAGGAAGGAAGACACGAACGGCCATGCAGTCTCTGGTTATGCTGCCGCTTACGATGCCGTGGCTGATCATGGGGCTATCCCTTCTGCTGCTTTTGCGAAGTTTAGGCTTGGACAGGAATTTTGTTCTCCTCTTGATAGGACACTTGATTATTTCTCTCCCCTACTCGGCACTGGTCATTATTGCCCGTGTCCGGGATATGGGAAAAGAAACCCAGGAAGCATCGAGCAGCCTCGGAGCCAGCGATTGGACGACCTTTTATCGGGTCACCCTTCCGATGATGCTGCCCGCCATGCTTTCCGGCGGTTTTCTATCCTTTATGATCTCTTTTGATAATTTTGTTATTTCCTATTTTCTGATTCCCACGGGTACCACGACCCTGCCGATGGAGATCTATTCTTCGATAAAGTTCGGCTTCACACCGGAGATGAACGCGGTGGCAACCATCATCCTGCTCGCTTCGCTGAGTTTAATCGCAGTCACGGCGGCGGTGATGAGATCATCAATCAGGGCACTTTTCAAAAGTGACAAGGGAGATGCATGA